Within Anopheles nili chromosome 3, idAnoNiliSN_F5_01, whole genome shotgun sequence, the genomic segment TCCCTGGCTTGCCATACTTTCACTAAACCAATAAAATATACTACTATTATTACACACCAACggattaaatttgaatacatCGAAAACACTGGGTTCAActattgttctttttttgttgcctctaCATACCGATCTTTCGGGCAACCTGTTATCTTAATACCAGACACAGATAAGATATTCTAAGGGCAGAGATAATCGTATTCAGAAATATACGATTGACACCACAAAATGATAATTTCATCAAAAGTTCCCTCGCTTTcacttttgcaatgcattttttttatcgccgcGCCCAAATGAACATCTTATGCTTACTATCACAGTTTAATGAATTTCATACCCATTCATCCAATTCATAAGATGCTCTTGTGTGCTACATACCTATGGCCCCTCGGGGGAAGAAAGGAAGAAGTGGCTTCACCCACAGCTGGAACGATCATCCACCGTGCACTGCCTTATGATAGCTCAAAGCCGGTGTTGCTAGAGATCGCGTAGCGAAGCTTGTCCCGTAGCATGCTTTTCTTCTGGTAGTTAGGCAGCTTCAGCAGATTGAAACACGTGGACGAGGTGGGCAGACGGTTGAGCGGATCCTTCTTACGGATGGTGAAAAATCCGCGTATGACCGATCCTACCGTATCGCCGATGTCCTCGTCATCGCCTACCTCCACGCAACGGATGGAAAACGGCGGCTCTAGATGGGCAAATCCAAGCAGTGGTGGTTTCGAGCAGCTTGTGACGAactacaaacaaaaagaaggacATTAATCCATCCTACGACGCTCCCCACGACATGCTAGTCACCTACTTTCAAGAACAGTTTCTTCTCCTCCTCGGTGAAGTCTTTGGCAAGAATATCCCATAACCATGAAACGACCCGATGGCCGTCGTGAAAGCCACCGTAATACTGGGTATGCTTTCGCAGGTCCTTCAAATCCAGTGGCGACGTGTCTCCCGATATGAGTCTTTGTAACTGAAGAAACAACCGAGCGATATAGATctagaaaacaaaagctccaTCCCATGCGAACGTACCTCCGGTGTGGAGAATAATGCTAACCAATCTGGGTTAACGATGCTGCGGAACCCTCGTATGAACGCGGCCGTTTGATCGCGTATTTGCGTATGCATGCGAAAGTACGCCATGTAGTGGATGTAATTAATCCTGCAAGAAAGGACACACGCCCGAGTCAATCAATCACGAGGACACAATGGCGTGACCACAAACCAAAACCTACTTATTATCGTTGTTAACGGCTCGTGCCTTGCCACCCGGATGCAGCTCGTGGGTAACGATCTTTCCCATCACATCCTCGTCCACGCTGAACGTAAGGTCCAAATCGGCCACATCGCCCTGATAGTGCTTGATGAACGTAAGGCTACGATAAAGCTCCTTGTCGAGCGACGGCAACTCATCCATGCAGCTGTACAATGCTTGCTGCGTTTGCCCCAGTACctgcgagagaaagaacgaagCAAACGGCACGTCCACTACGATGCCCTCGTAAACCGCCTTCCCCAGCATCCGTCCAACGAACTCGAACAACGCCAAATGGTTCTCTTGCATGTGTGAAGTCGGCGAAGGATACAGCCGTTGTTCGGTTGTCGTCTTGAAGAGATTTAGCGACGGATCGAATACACGCTTGATTGTTTCCTCGAGGAACTCTTTAAACACACCATCCTGATCGATACCAGCCTCGTCCAAACCCTGCTGATTGATGAATCGCACCCGAATGACGCCTTTAAGCCCGTGCGGTGGCAACGCGGCCAGCTGCCGGTAGCCGTCTTCCACGATACGATCCCGGTGTACCGTAACCAAGGCGGAACTGGGAGAAGCACAGGCGGATTCCGTCAGCCCAAGAACCGCTTTCTCGTTTTGCACGAACTTCCGAAACAACTGTACGCGATCCTCGTGCGGGATGACGTGCGGCATCTTCTGCAGAAGGATCTGCGTGTGTTTCTTGCCCTTCTCCAGATCGGCCAAAAAGTGCGAGGGACGAATATCTCGGATAAGCCAGTGGTTTGGCAAAGCAAACTGGCGCCGACAGTCGCGTCGGTACAGACATAGCAGCAGCGTGTGTATGGATACGAACAGAGGCGCGCTTGTGGCCGTCTTGGCATCCAATATCTGATCCTGGATCGTGCGATAGAGAAATGTGTTGAGGAAATGCGACAACACGATGTAGTCATTCAGCGTGAAGGGCGTTTGCTGCTCGTACATTTCCAAATCATCCAAGATGCTACATAAACAACGAAAGTAATATAAATGCCCATTCCGTCATCGAAAACAACTTCAACTTACGTTACGTAATGGGTCATGCAATCACAGAACAATGAGAGAAGCAGCAGCGGAGGCGCATAGTTCGTTTGACTGACTTGCAGAAGCTCAATGAATCCCTTCAGGCCGCAGTTCGGTCCTATCGACCCCAGAAGAAGCCAAAGGTCGTGCAGAACCGTATCGTTATAGCAGAGTCCTGTCGACAAACACAAATCAGATGGTTAGCAAATGTGTACACCTTTCGATGCGTTCTTACCGACGCATCCTCACCGGAAAGAATGTCCAGTCGAAGCTGCGAGAGTGCATTCAACGCCGCGTGGTACATCGAGCAGGTCAACGCAACGCGCGATACTTCAGCCGAACCAAGCTTGCGGTACGTTTTACCCGCCTTGTTAGGTTGACCCTTGATCGAGCTTCGCTCGAATGTAAGAGCGCGTTTCAGCAAATTTCCCGTACTGTTTCCACTCGGGATGGGGTAATCGATCGTCTCGTATCCGACCGCCAGCTCCTTCAGATTGTCCCCGAGCAGCAGCTTCACGATCCGATGGTTCCACAGCAGATGGATTTGCTTCTTGATCAAGGGTAAATTTTCGTGCTGCAGCCGGTCTTTGCCGGGagagaaccatcccagcagcTCGTGCCACTGCGTGAAGGCACCACCGGCTTGGCTAAGGCTGTTCAGGATACCAGTTAGCAGCTGGGTCACGACGAACGTGAACGCGGGATAGGAAAGCTTGGCTGCGTTCTCAGGCGGCTCCAGATAATACAGGTGCACGATATTGGCCAGCAACGCGAGCAAATTGCTGTTCTGCAAGCTGGCCACAACAAACTTCGTAGATTGTTCCCCACTCAGTAGATCGAGCGTTTTCTCCAGCGTACCGTGTGACTGGATGGTTACGAGGCATTCCGGGGTGTACTGTTCCAGCTGCATGATCATCCCCGGTACGGAGAGAATTTGTACGAGAAACTGGCTCAACAGATTTTCACTGTACCCAGCGGATATCAGTGGCCGTAGGGCAAGCGTCACCAGGGCGGTCAGTGAGATGGGCTTCAGGTTCACCACCGGACGACAGGTGCCTTTAACGAGCACGTTTCGCAGCGTTAGATAAAAGCCCTTCTGCACCAGGTCACCCATCACATTTGCGCATAGCTGCGTCATGCCGGCCTTCAGCCCGACCAAGGACTTGTTGCGTACCAACGCCCAGCTATTTATCGACGTGAAGGCTACCAGCGTGTGCAGGTATAAGGCCAATGATATGCTGTCACTGTGTACCTCCGGTTTGAGCAGCTCGATCGCAGTGCAGCACCGGTAGAGCAGCTTCTTAATGTGTCGTATCCACGCCAGGCTTAGGTCCTTATTGAACGCCACCCCGATATAGCTCGTTTTGGGAGAATCTGACTCGAGACTCGCTACCAGGTACCGACAAAGACGCTCGAGTCGTTCCCGATGCGGTGCTGATTCCGGTGCACTCGTCTCGGCCTTCCACTGCAGCAGAAAGTGCGTGGCGGCGCAGTAAACCGCCAGGCTGGGCTTGAGTTCGATCGGCTTTCCGACATTCGTGACCGGAGGCAACAATTCATCGAATTCGTCGCTGCAAAGGAAAGACACGAATGAAAGGGAAGTCGTTACAAAGGCGTGAGACGAAACGTAAACATTTCTCGTTTTTCATGCTCACAGTATCAACTGACGAAATTTCGTTCTCGCCAACCATCCGCGGATATTACGCTGAAGCAGCAGTATCGAACGATCTCGCCGTTCTTCCTGGGCACGTTCGTTGGCTCGTTCTTCCCGCGCCGCTTTTGTTTGGACAAGGAAGCTGTCCTTGTTCGTTTCCGTGCGACCGAACATGTTTTGGTTGATTATTTGTTGCCTTCTCTCTGTCTATTTCACTGCACACTGTGACCAGAAACAGTCAGGTCTCTGAAAAGCACGGAGAAGGGAGGCAGCTGGCAATAAACACTACCCTCCTAATTGGCCACACAGTGATTGTATGATTCGGCAAGAGATACACCCCATGAGGGGGTTTATCAGACGCAACAGCCTTCGTGCAACGGTGCCACCTTCATCGAGTCAACTGCTGCATAATCGATGATGCAAATGTTCTTGCTCCCGATGGTGAGTTTTGCACGGGGTCAGTTCGCAGAATATCGCGAACATTACCACTCCCCACCGTTAGGCCCTGTATTCCGTGGCCACACCAGCACTGCTTATCAACAATCCGAAATTGGTTCCGCCTGCAAACACCAACACTTGTCACCGCCGATGCGTTGCGTTATCGCTGCATTCTGAAAAATGCGGTCTAAAGGTGCCCTATTATAGACCTATTATCAAAAAGCCCTATTTGTCGTAGATGAAaatagttgaaaacaaaaaaaaacaccctctcaCTATGAAAGACAATATGACCTACGAATCGCCCTGTGACATTCGCGGCTAACTAGAAAATCGGATAAATAGGTTTAACTCTACCTGTTTCGAATCTCGGCCTAAAATCCATTAGTCCTTGTTATCTGCGCTTTTCTCCTCCTACACTTACTCGATTATTGCAATTTACATATCATTAAGTTCAACATCTGATGAATGTTTTGTAAgcagcttcttcttcttctttctgcAAAACGCAGCGTAATCACCTGAAACCTATGCACGGGCATTTAACTCGAGAGCCTTATTCTTCCTTCGTTTCCTGTTTCCGTCTATCGAGAATTGCTATCACTATTATGGGAATGAAttccattttcaattaaatagcTAAATTCGCCACTTAGCAAAACACCGACCGAAACCATCGCGCACTCACAGAACGCTTTGACACTGGTAATGTCACATTTGACAACAACAAACAGTGGCCTGcaaatgtgttatttttttgtgattacaaccgttaaataaaatttaacaaagATTGAAAACAATTCTTACCATTTTGCATGAATTATGCCATTAAACAATTActtcaaataaaatcaattataaACAATGTAAATGACTAATTTTGGCAATAATGACCTCAGAAACATTTTATGCCGACTAAACAATACCGACAGCTCTATGTAACATCagttgcatacatttagggATACATCGTTTAGGGGTGCATTCCTTCGGGGTGATTAAGGATCACATTTTCATAAGACTTTATTTAGAGGTATAACCATCCATACTGCGGAATATACACATGTTTTTTTAGAAGATAGTATTCTATATATTTAatcgttttgaaaaaaaaataacataaatacAATACATCAAACCAATGAATGCTAGAAAAAAACTCTATAGTATATCCTCACGTCCTTCTCTAGCCTCGCTCCAACAAAGCACgcttaaataatttaatttaattgtgcATTTATGGTAAATTATCATAAAATGTCGCCGTAACTATTAGCATGTGAGGCTGATTGTTTCAAAAGCATGTGAGAACCGATAACACTACTCAAATTCGTTTCATCGCTGAATACTACATTGTTAGCACATGGTTTGTTTGGTACAATCCGATCCTTTGGTCCTAGCGAACCTTGTACCTTCAGCCTTGTACCTCGTAAGCAAGATTTGGCCGAGTCCAAAAATCCCACTCGAAAGTGAACCAGTTCACATTGTTCCGACTGAAGTGTAATCCTTTTTCCCTTAGGACCTACCCGTCCTTCCCCAGGACCTTCCAGGCAACCGTGAGGATCGTCCTCCCTTTGTAGGACCGTACCTTTTCGCTGCCATGCACCATGTCATGCGCCTCCAACCACCTGCACCCTCGCCGATCGCCTATCATGGGAAGGATTACGCTATTAGCGTTTGGTGATCCTTTTTGGTCTCTTGTTAGCTCGACCCAGTGCGATCGAGATTCCCTCTTTGTGTCACTGCTCGGTGCGCATCCGAGCACCTCCAACGCACGGCCAAGTGaaacatgttttcatttctaaTTACTAAATTCTCCGCTCATTATCGTCTACACGAGACCCGGTAGCATGTGCGGGCATGTCGCCGGGCTCGCCGTGGCTCTAAATATGCGATTAGGTAGCAAAGGAAACGAACCGAGAGGCCGTTTCTTCGGCGCAGCAGAGCAACAGGAGCTCGCAAAGAACCAAACAAGACGTGTCCTGTATGGGTCCTTCTAATGATATGCTACAACCACATCGGAACTGAAACCTCACTCGGGCGTGGCCGCTCGTTGAGTAGATTTGGTCCGTTTCCCTGAGCCTCGAGCCCTCGATAGCATTAAAATAATAGCCCTAATCTTGTCGCCCTTCGCCGAGCCAACCTCCCTTTACGGACGCCCTCAGGGACGCCTTTTTTGTCAACTGTTTGTCAAACAAACCCGCTCCCTCAAAAGGACCTCGTGCTGCCGGTCGGATCTGCGGCATCGAACCGTATCCGGTTTTGCCGGGTTGCATGCCGATCGCCAGCGAAAAATGCCACCGGTGGACATCAACACCAGCGGCGGGAAAGCTCCGGATGGATAATCCATTATCTCTTGTCGTCCAGGGttcggcgtttgttttttttcctgccaccgttCGGGACCCACTGTTCCGGGAAGCTTAAAGGGACTCTACAGCGAAGCGGTACCGCGGGGGAAATGCGGCACAAGCTTTAGCATATGTTCCCGTAATTTAAGCGAACGGAAGAGAATAGAAAGCCCATTACCGCGCTGGCATGTCGCTGGCTGGGCGCATTCACGATGCATTCGAGCGCAAAATTGCCAAAGTTTGGTGACAATTCTAACGGCCCCGCGGGACAGCCCTAACCATTGGGAGAGACACCAATCTCTTACGCTTGAGTCCGCAACCAATTAGGCATCTCTTTTGCTACCACAAAAACGCGCCTTCCGGCGAAACTAGGACCTCGGCACGCAGCATCGGGCCCATTGCCTCAAGGGTCTCAATTTCTACGCCACTAAACCTTTGGGATTGCGTGCGTTGTTTCGAGAATAAAGAACGGCACGGAGAAAGGACTGCTAAACTTCTCGCCATTTGCCTCCAGGGCTATCCAGCACGGGAGCTACGCCGGCGACACACGCACAGATGGTATGTGATTGCGAGCTTTCCCAGCCCGCTGGTGAATTTTCTTGGGCGAAGGTGtcttcgaagaaaaaaaatctcccctcCGCCACACGCCGATCGCTATCGGCGGTAATCTTTCTAATTGGTTAGCGTTCTTGATATCTTAATTGAGGCTCTCCGGTACGGGCACCGATTAACTCGACATTTGGGAGGACGCTGCGTGCGGTTGGAGCGGAAAAGTGCTAaaggagtgaaaaagaaaagggtaGTTTTATAGGCGACCATTCCAGTACCAAGCCATTCGTCATCGAAATGGTGTCCAATTGCTCAAATGAACGGTGGATTGGCACTATATATCTCATTGGACATAATTCTGCACACTGTTCGTGGCGAGCTCTGCACACTTCAAACGAATTCCAAATCAAACAGCAACCTAACACCgcgtgaaattaatttgacaACTCGAAAATACTCATTTGCAGCATTAACGCAGGTAATGCGATTTTTATGAGCGTTTCCCAAGGCGGAAGGATTCATATTTCATCGTCACAATTTATCACAAAAACCTCGCGCGCAACCAGCAGCCGCCATTCGCGCGCTCGCACCGTGCGGTAACACGCCCGGATCAATTTTCGCCGAACGACACTTTATTACTGGCCAGCGCTAATTGGTTTGGCTATTTGGGGCGTTGTGGTTAGCCTCGGGgagttgcctttttttttcaaaccgttttttctccctccatTTGATCTTACACTGCCCTCCACCGAACCGCGTGCTTCGGTTGTCCACCACGCGGCATCGACCCCTTCAAAAAGGGGTCAGATAAAGAGTGACAGACTCCGACGTCATCCGGTCCACGCGACGGCAAGCGGACCGGCGTAATTAGACGCGATTGCGCCATGCCGCCGGTTCGCGAGACGAACAATTTCGCCTGAAAATGGCTactggatgctttttttttcggcgcagGGGGTTCGGTGCTTGTTTGTGTCCTGCGCCCTTcaattccctctgtccctctGGGAAAGCCTCGACGCTGGAATGGAGCGGTCAATTCGCGTGGAATGTACCAGCGATCGGTTCGGACCGCGGGGGAACGGGAATCTATGATATGGAAATGAGCAGCATATCGGTGGGTATGGCCGCCGTCCATCAGACCGGCATCGGGGCGGACATTCCTGCGAATGCTTTGATattgtggccctttttgctATCGTGCGCTGGGCATGCGAGCAACCAGCCGGAGCCACTGGTTGTAACGGTAACTGGCTTTCATGTAGCTTGAAGGACCGACGTCTACAGTATGCTACCACATACTTTGACCACATACTTCGAATACTGCTTTACATCTTGCGGTGGTTGCGCGACCGAATGTGACCCTTACGAAGGGTTCCCACTCCGGTGAAAATACCACAGGTTGGTAAAATTGTGTTCTAACATTTCGGGGACTTTAGGTTAGAATTTTTCCAAACCTCTTTCGAAATGCCCAACTCCTGTCTCACTATCTACGCTCAATGCGCATTGCAAAGCGATaagcaaaacgcaaacccaGCGGATGAGAGAATCGAAAACGGATACACGCATAACGCATAAAACTGAAACGCCCGCCCTGCAGCAggcgaacgaagcaaaaaaaaaccagcacacacacacgcaacataAACCCCCCccctattttttttcacctgtttttgtttcaccaaaATCGAACAATCATCCCTTCGGTTGGCTTTTTGCCTCCGCGCGCCGAAAAGGCGTCTCGGTTTTTGCAATTTATAAACTTCAAAATGTCTTGTTAACACATTCGCATAACCCGGCTTCGGTGGTGGTCTTCCATTTTATGATCGCCGATCGAGGGAGAAGCCGGCGCATCGCGCGTTACCCACGCGAAAGCCGCGCCAAAGAGGGATCTCGATGCACCGGCCGGCGCCCGGTTGCATGCGATGCAACCGTTCCATTCCATTCATGCACCTTTCGGACGCCGTGGCCGTCAGTGGCGTCCGAGCGTGCAGTGGAGGCATCTTTGCTTTTGGGGCCGATGCTTCGCTTGCACGTGGGGAAATCACAGATCATAAACTGCATCCGGGCTGggctgtggtttttgttttgttggttcttTTTGCCGTGCTCGTGGTGAAGCGTGCACGTAAAGACGCGCGTAAACTGAtaccttttggggtgggtttgtcAGCTTGCAGCAACGAAACCTGATGCATAAACGAGCGTGTGGAAAGTGCCGCTCGcggggggtggtttggggatatattttaaaaaaatacacaattcATCGTTTTCataatttgtgtgtttgttttgcgagaCACTCATCCATTCGAGTGCCATCGCCGGAATGTCTTGATATTCCGCTCGTTTGCTCGCACGTTACACACAACTTCCCATCATTGCGCAACCATAAAGCATGCTTCTTATTGACCAGTTTTTTATGCGATCACGAAAGCAGAAGAGCACGATCACTTACGGCAAACCGCCAGCAtcggcgagaaaaaagaaaacagtgaTCAAGAAAGAAACCCCGGCTGCTCGCGGTCGCGGAAGTGAGTGTCTTCGACCGGGAGGTCCTGCCAGGTTGATCCCTTTGCGCGGGAACGCCCGCTATCGGCAGGCCAGTTGGCGGCGGACGGCGGACCGACTACAAAGAGCCCAAGATAAATTAATCCGCCGTTGAGAAAGAATGTATTTTAACGCTTTCGAGATTAGGCGCTATCGGAAGTGAgggaaataaatatgaaaattaaagCCTCCCCTCAGCCTCATCCAGTGTTAAATGGACGGGGAAGGGTGgacgggggaggggggaagggTAGGACACTTAAGAGGGGGAGGGACGGGCGCTACCGTGGACCATCTTTGGGGGGTTCGTTTTGATGGAGGCATTTTCTCCCTCTGTAAGGGAGTTATATGATATTAGGTACCAGAAAGGGGTCGTGAGAGTTAAATGAGTCATTATTGTGTTTTTAGAAGCCTTGTTATACAACTTTAAGAGACTTTTATGGTTCTTGTAATATtctaaaacaaatataaaagcttaaaaagcaattttttagtattcaAACTTACTAAATTTGAGCAATAAAGATTATTCTTGAGCAAAAAACTACGTGATCATGGCATGCTATGATTTAGGaaactctctttttttctctatttttgtaaggatatttttcattccactctCTAGTGCCACTACACCCTAGCAAAGGGATTACCACCCGGCACCGGTACGGTCCCTCTCAAACGGAACGTCGGCGTACGCTTTTCGCCACCATTTGCCACCATAATGCGCCAGCCCGCCTGAAGAACGTCGAACTAGCCGCCGAAAGAGAACCGCCGCGAAACAGAAGTTTATCGGCGAAGTAATACATTATTTTAGCTCCTTTCACGCGCTTCCCCTCGCATTTCCTCGCACGGCCAGGACCccgggggggaaggggggcgGCGTATaacaaatatattatttttgaaaagttttttagataACCAACCCTCCTAATCTCCGCGACCGACCAGGCCAGCCCGGTCCAGCGAACAGTGATGGTGTTTATCTATTCGCTTCTCCTAAGCCAGCAGGCCTTCTTCAGGTCGGCCGGTGAGATGAACAGATCCTCGATCGCTCCCGGATGGCCAGTTCCGATCCGTCGGACGCTTCTTCCTGCGGGCGGTACAACATCAAAGGGCCGTTCCTTCTCGCACTCGCCGGTCTGGTGGGGTGGAAAGGTTTTAAGTGTTATTTTATGACGACAAACGACGACTTCTGTTGGATTCGGTGCCTGTGCTGGGACGATATTACGGCACGGCagaaaaaaacgtacaaaCCTGGGGCGAGCGAGAATGCGATCGAGTCCATCGCTCACTTAAAGGGgcggtttttcctccctctaAGAGTCGCTGGAGAGGAGACAAACGTGCGGCTGATAAGCGAATTGAATTAATTCTCCATTTATACAAATAATAAGCGAACAGGCTTGCCACGCTCGATGCCTCCCGCAATCCGGGCGTGGGTTTTAGATCTGGggcttttgttgtttgcttttcctttttttttttttgcaccatcgTCAACCTCCGACGACCACCTTGGAGTTGAGGAAAGCGATCGATACACGATCAACGGCTCGAAAGGGGAAAACTCTCAGGATCGCACGGTTTGGTTCGGGTGTTTGTTTAGATAGTCGAGGCTTTTTCGTCGCCCTCGAGCAGAAGCGCCTTTCGTAGCGGTCtaaacgtttttttcccccccagctgagtgtttgtttttcttatggatgggtgtgtgttttttttcattcattttgggTCTCACCATCTCCACCGGCATCCTAATGTTAAATGTTACGAGATTAGCTAATTGCCTCCCGGGCAAGCCGCGAAGGGATAGAGTGTGCCGTTTTCGGGCTTGGCAGCTAGGACACCGAACGGAGAAgcgtggaaagaaaagctcccCGTGCAGCGAAAACCGATGGCCAACGGGTGAGATTTTGGGAAACGCTTTCCCCCCGGTATCGGTACGCAACAGAAGCGGTCCTTATCCGAGGGCTGATGTCGATGGCGGCATTTTGGTTCCCTGCGAGGCGGCACGTTTGAGTTGCCTGGTGATGGGAAATAAATCAGCACGATTCGAGGTGCCGATCCGATCTACCAATTACGCCAccttctctcgttctctctctctctcgacgcTCGGGCTCTATCTATTCAAATTCTAAAAGGTAAACCGTCGCCTGTGGGCAAGAAAAATGTCTCAATATCGATATCGGGAGTTGTGAAGCACCCTGTTCTATTGGGCTATTAATTTACCGATGGAATTCGGCCCAGCTGAGAGCGTTGAATGGATTCAGCACACACCGTAGACGCTTCGCTTgggaaacggaaagaaaatcgaaGCTGATGCCATCGGGCAACCTACAAGCGGATTACGAATCCAGCCGAATCCTTTTTTCCGGCCCCTTTTTCTAATGGCCGTGTAACGACGCGGTGACAAGTGGTTGACGCACTTTCGGCTAGACACTTGTCGCCGTCTGTGCCGTCTGTTCGGCGAGATGACCAGCGAAACTCGTCCAGCGAAACGGTATCGGTGTCCCATTACGACGGCACATGCTGGCGGCCAAGCATCCCTGCCGGCCTCCGGGGAGGGCCATAAAGTTCTCGCGTACGTAAATGCGCCTCGAGCGTCCTGCGAGCCGGGGCGTGTCTGGGGATGCGTGTCCTGTCTCGGAGACACCCGGGatcggttttccacgccacggggtttgtttgttgggcTTGAGGGCCGTACCGTGAGCAGCCCCGTCACAAGATGTACATGGAATAAgtacatcaaaaaaaaaaacagaaaaaaaggctcacacTGTCCCAAGAGTCATGTTCCGGGATGTGATGTCtcggagcattttttttgttggtgtgtgaGTTTTGCTATGaatctctctctcgttcgtccGGCGTCACGACTGCGTCGAAAAGGGCGTGTAATGGATGCGTACACGTGTAATGTGTGCTGCGCAACAGAAGCACCCAACATGGGCGCCTTGTCGAAGGCAAAGGGTCCTAGCCGAAGCCTTCCAGCCTTGGAGGCCGGATCCAGAAGTTAGCCAGCCGTGTCAAACGGCAGCAGTTGCTGATTAATTGTGCACCCCGTACACGGAATCCGTGGGACCTCTCGGGGACGATTCCGGCGATGAATTGGAACACATTAAACGTTACATTTAGCGGCGCTTAATTATCGCATCGTTAGCGTTTGCTTcgcatttgttttcctccgttaaagggggatgggttttttttttcgcggaaAACGCAACCGGGATGGATTGGGATTTTGTGTTGGGGACATCCGTGGTTTCCGTTTCGGGTTTCGTATTTGTGGGTAAGGATCGGAACACGTGTTAACAAATTTAATGATATAAATACCGCCATCCGAGCTAACCGGCGAGCATAGAAATCGTGTACTTGTTTTGGAAAACGTCATGCCTACTAGATGGTGAAAGAATTATGACCAATGTCACGGTGACACAAATGGGGTTTTCCTAGTAGGCCTagcaaaaaatgcataatgTAAATgagcaatttatttattattattttttttgggacggccaggccgttttgagatttgtataattgtttctgaactgaaaggcatttcctcccaacaggttctgtgagccttatcccgggctgactcggttgagggatttatttacaaaaaaataacatcggTGTTAAATTAAAACGACAGCTCGCTCCTAGCTCTTGAGCCATCGAGGAGCTATTCACGCCAACATCAGCCACCGTATATTCCACAACGTATGTGTATTAAAATGCCCAACCCACCAGCTCGGAAGACAGCACGTTGCGCGTAGGCTTGATCATATTGCACCCGTGGGAGCAGCACCTCTTAATTCTGGGTCATTCCGATAACGAATTTCCGAGCCACGacagaaataaaattgttccAACACGGCACG encodes:
- the LOC128723177 gene encoding ubiquitin-protein ligase E3B, with protein sequence MFGRTETNKDSFLVQTKAAREERANERAQEERRDRSILLLQRNIRGWLARTKFRQLILDEFDELLPPVTNVGKPIELKPSLAVYCAATHFLLQWKAETSAPESAPHRERLERLCRYLVASLESDSPKTSYIGVAFNKDLSLAWIRHIKKLLYRCCTAIELLKPEVHSDSISLALYLHTLVAFTSINSWALVRNKSLVGLKAGMTQLCANVMGDLVQKGFYLTLRNVLVKGTCRPVVNLKPISLTALVTLALRPLISAGYSENLLSQFLVQILSVPGMIMQLEQYTPECLVTIQSHGTLEKTLDLLSGEQSTKFVVASLQNSNLLALLANIVHLYYLEPPENAAKLSYPAFTFVVTQLLTGILNSLSQAGGAFTQWHELLGWFSPGKDRLQHENLPLIKKQIHLLWNHRIVKLLLGDNLKELAVGYETIDYPIPSGNSTGNLLKRALTFERSSIKGQPNKAGKTYRKLGSAEVSRVALTCSMYHAALNALSQLRLDILSGLCYNDTVLHDLWLLLGSIGPNCGLKGFIELLQVSQTNYAPPLLLLSLFCDCMTHYVTILDDLEMYEQQTPFTLNDYIVLSHFLNTFLYRTIQDQILDAKTATSAPLFVSIHTLLLCLYRRDCRRQFALPNHWLIRDIRPSHFLADLEKGKKHTQILLQKMPHVIPHEDRVQLFRKFVQNEKAVLGLTESACASPSSALVTVHRDRIVEDGYRQLAALPPHGLKGVIRVRFINQQGLDEAGIDQDGVFKEFLEETIKRVFDPSLNLFKTTTEQRLYPSPTSHMQENHLALFEFVGRMLGKAVYEGIVVDVPFASFFLSQVLGQTQQALYSCMDELPSLDKELYRSLTFIKHYQGDVADLDLTFSVDEDVMGKIVTHELHPGGKARAVNNDNKINYIHYMAYFRMHTQIRDQTAAFIRGFRSIVNPDWLALFSTPELQRLISGDTSPLDLKDLRKHTQYYGGFHDGHRVVSWLWDILAKDFTEEEKKLFLKFVTSCSKPPLLGFAHLEPPFSIRCVEVGDDEDIGDTVGSVIRGFFTIRKKDPLNRLPTSSTCFNLLKLPNYQKKSMLRDKLRYAISSNTGFELS